Proteins encoded together in one Procambarus clarkii isolate CNS0578487 chromosome 67, FALCON_Pclarkii_2.0, whole genome shotgun sequence window:
- the cysu gene encoding salivary peroxidase/catechol oxidase, which translates to MLCGMIKHALLAVCVLTYAWAWAHEGPRNPCALQIVRGGKPGTTLHHHLYANVLNVPVPGTVCVTYADVDAALYSASTRIAVSPPQRGEWRPTELARVGELILETSKIIAAQYGLTAAEVTYNLPLLDTTKTAVANVCPRFASPMTCTPGKYRRYDGLCNNLYNPTWGAVNAVFARFLPPDYADGISAPRVALDGSPLPNARKVSALIHRDDGFHDHAATLMLIAWGQLMDHDFTLTATALDRRTRNELEECCNRPPHAKNPYCMEITVPHDDPFYRLFKFTCIDFVRGFPGVKQNCKLGPLSQFNLLTAVIDGNTVYGGSAEAARELRAGVGGLLHHHDSFPGLPLKHLLPLKNDIPDEGCIRSTGSQRCFLAGEIRVNEQLILTCAHTLMMREHNRVAVQLAALNPHWDDERIYQEARCIVVAEIQHVTYNEFLPQLLGKDVMHQFGILLQKEGYWDGYDPKVDPSISASFSAAAFRFGHSLLPSSVERWSPTHKFIASKRLHELIRQPFDLFRPGVLDEYFMGMLNQPSQAMDDGITQEVTNHLFEKENQRHGFDLVAFNLARGREFGVPGYGAWRRFCGLEPILSFEALAHLMTNNTAAMYASVYKSVDDIDLWSAGVSERPLPGSLLGPTFSCIIATQMQRVRRGDRYWYELPNQPSSLTPDQLESIRKVRLARILCDNTDNIDSLQVYPMVLQDPRINPRVSCKSGIIPHMDLTPWVEHPHAAHPPKQVLAGSSLKAGVPRTLAHHSFYYSFGLLP; encoded by the exons ATGTTGTGTGGCATGATCAAGCATGCCTTGCTGGCGGTGTGTGTGCTGACATACGCATGGGCCTGGGCGCACGAGGGCCCCAGGAACCCATGCGCCCTCCAGATAGTGCGTGGGGGCAAGCCTGGCACAACTCTCCATCACCATCTTTACGCCAACGTACTCAACGTGCC TGTTCCCGGCACGGTGTGTGTGACCTACGCTGATGTTGACGCTGCGCTCTACTCCGCCTCCACACGAATAG CTGtcagcccccctcagagaggagaGTGGAGGCCCACCGAGCTGGCACGCGTCGGAGAACTCATCCTCGAGACGTCGAAGATCATCGCAGCACA GTACGGATTAACAGCGGCGGAAGTGACATATAACTTGCCACTACTGGACACCACCAAGACGGCCGTGGCTAACGTGTGCCCGCGCTTCGCCTCGCCCATGACCTGCACCCCTGGCAAGTATCGCAGATATGACGGCCTCTGCAACAACCTCTACAACCCTACCTGGGGCGCCGTCAATGCTGTTTTCGCCAG GTTTCTCCCTCCGGACTATGCGGACGGCATCAGCGCCCCAAGAGTGGCCCTGGACGGCTCTCCCCTGCCCAACGCTCGTAAAGTCTCTGCATTGATCCATCGCGACGACGGCTTCCATGACCACGCCGCCACCCTTATGCTCATTGCCTGGGGCCAGCTCATGGACCACGACTTTACCCTCACCGCTACTGCGCTAG ATCGTCGGACCCGCAACGAGCTGGAGGAGTGTTGCAACCGTCCGCCCCACGCCAAGAACCCCTACTGTATGGAGATCACCGTCCCTCACGACGACCCCTTCTACAGGCTCTTCAAGTTCACCTGTATAGATTTCGTTAGGGGCTTCCCAGGCGTTAAACAGAACTGTAAATTAG GTCCACTCTCACAGTTTAATCTCCTGACTGCCGTGATTGATGGCAACACAGTGTATGGAGGCAGTGCGGAAGCTGCCAG GGAGCTTCgtgctggggttggaggcctcctgcaccaccacgaCTCCTTCCCAGGTCTCCCGCTCAAGCATCTCCTACCACTCAAGAATGACATCCCTGATGAAGGCTGCATCCGTTCGACTGGCTCCCAGAGGTGCTTCCTCGCAG gtgagaTTCGTGTGAACGAGCAGCTGATCTTGACATGCGCCCACACCCTCATGATGAGAGAACACAACCGTGTCGCTGTCCAGCTCGCGGCCCTTAACCCGCACTGGGACGACGAGAGAATCTATCAG GAAGCGCGGTGCATCGTGGTGGCGGAGATCCAGCACGTTACCTACAACGAGTtcctgcctcagctcctggggaAGGATGTGATGCACCAGTTTGGAATTCTTCTGCAGAAGGAG GGCTACTGGGACGGCTACGACCCCAAAGTCGACCCCAGCATCTCTGCCTCCTTCTCCGCCGCCGCCTTCAGGTTTGGTCATTCCCTCCTGCCGTCTTCCGTCGAGCGCTGGAGTCCCACCCACAAGTTTATTG CCTCGAAGCGTCTCCACGAATTGATCCGTCAGCCTTTCGACCTGTTCCGTCCCGGAGTGTTGGATGAGTACTTCATGGGCATGTTGAACCAGCCCAGCCAGGCCATGGACGACGGCATCACTCAAGAG GTCACCAACCACTTGTTTGAGAAGGAGAACCAACGGCATGGCTTCGACCTGGTGGCCTTCAACTTAGCGCGAGGTCGAGAGTTTGGCGTGCCGGGCTACGGAGCATGGAG GAGATTCTGCGGACTGGAGCCCATCCTGTCCTTCGAGGCTCTGGCTCACCTCATGACCAACAACACAGCCGCCATGTACGCCAGTGTCTACAA GTCAGTGGATGATATTGATCTGTGGAGCGCCGGAGTGTCCGAGCGGCCTCTCCCAGGCTCCCTCCTGGGGCCCACCTTTTCTTGTATTATCGCTACCCAAATGCAGCGGGTAAGGCGAGGTGACCGGTACTGGTACGAACTGCCCAACCAGCCCTCCTCCTTAACCCCTG ACCAGCTGGAGTCCATACGTAAAGTTCGTCTAGCTCGAATCCTGTGTGACAACACTGACAACATCGATAGCCTTCAAGTGTACCCAATGGTCTTGCAAGACCCCCGCAT TAACCCACGAGTGTCCTGCAAGAGTGGCATTATTCCCCATATGGATCTAACGCCTTGGGTTGAACATCCACATGCTGCTCATCCACCTAAACAG GTTTTGGCGGGCTCGAGCTTGAAGGCTGGAGTACCCAGAACTTTAGCGCACCACTCATTCTACTACTCTTTTGGACTCTTACCTTAA